One stretch of Deltaproteobacteria bacterium DNA includes these proteins:
- the glk gene encoding glucokinase encodes MILAGDVGGTKTSLALYRREARGLLRNRMATYRSREHAGLDSILRDFLSEGAAVERACIGVAGPVEDGRCRLTNLDWEVDEASLRRTLGVRDAYLVNDLQATASSLPFLQESDRAMLREGEADPRGNMAVLAAGTGLGEGFLVGSGAGYIPLASEGGHVDFAPRDEREMRLHAFLRAKHGRVSVERILSGPGLHDVYRFLREEEGMAEEPGIAAEVAGREPQRAIVRHGLAGGGGACAETLRIFCSLYGAEAGNLALQYLATGGVYLGGGIAPAILPALRRGEFLSAFLDKGRMRNLLSRVPVMVILDPAAPLLGAASFAAAGGVLARPPGSHL; translated from the coding sequence ATGATCCTCGCGGGGGACGTCGGCGGGACGAAGACCAGCCTCGCGCTCTACCGGCGGGAGGCGCGGGGCCTTCTCCGCAATCGGATGGCCACCTACCGGAGCCGGGAGCACGCGGGTCTCGATTCGATCCTGCGCGACTTCCTGAGCGAGGGAGCCGCCGTCGAGCGGGCCTGCATCGGAGTGGCCGGTCCCGTTGAGGACGGCCGCTGCCGGCTGACGAATCTCGACTGGGAGGTGGACGAGGCGTCCCTGCGCCGGACCCTGGGGGTGCGCGATGCGTACCTCGTCAACGACCTCCAGGCGACCGCTTCCTCCCTCCCGTTCCTGCAGGAGTCGGACCGGGCGATGCTCCGGGAGGGGGAGGCCGACCCGCGGGGGAACATGGCGGTTCTTGCCGCCGGAACGGGGTTGGGGGAGGGGTTTCTCGTCGGCTCCGGCGCCGGGTACATCCCGCTTGCCTCGGAGGGGGGGCACGTCGATTTCGCGCCGCGCGACGAGCGGGAGATGCGGCTCCACGCTTTCCTGCGGGCGAAGCACGGCCGCGTGAGCGTGGAGCGCATTCTGTCCGGTCCGGGGCTGCACGACGTCTACCGGTTTCTCCGGGAAGAGGAAGGGATGGCGGAGGAGCCGGGCATTGCGGCGGAGGTCGCCGGCAGAGAACCCCAGCGGGCCATCGTGCGCCACGGGCTTGCGGGGGGGGGCGGGGCGTGCGCCGAAACGTTGCGGATCTTCTGCTCCCTCTACGGGGCGGAGGCGGGGAACCTGGCCCTGCAATACCTCGCGACCGGGGGGGTGTACCTCGGCGGGGGGATCGCGCCGGCGATCCTTCCCGCGCTCCGGCGGGGCGAATTCCTGTCGGCCTTTCTGGACAAGGGGCGGATGCGGAACCTGCTCTCCCGCGTCCCGGTGATGGTCATCCTCGACCCCGCGGCCCCGCTGCTCGGCGCGGCTTCGTTCGCGGCGGCTGGCGGGGTCCTCGCGCGCCCTCCCGGGTCCCATCTCTGA
- the tal gene encoding transaldolase, whose protein sequence is MKTNPLVALGQAGQSPWLDYIHRGMIASGELARRISEDGIRGVTSNPTIFEKAVSSGRDYDAQIRALAQGGTKLLVAYKAIVTDDIRAAADVLRPVYDASRGDDGYVSLEVDPDLARDTKATIARARELFDAVGRPNVMIKIPGTKEGLPAVEETIAAGIPVNVTLIFSVRRYEEVADAYMRGVERWIVAGGDPRNVASVASFFVSRIDTAVDALLLSTVERWPGSPKAETALSLMGKTAVASARLAYARFLAIFDTPRWRSLALLGARVQRPLWGSTGTKNPKYSDVKYIEELIGPDTVNTMPPQTMDAFRDHGVVADTLSGAGADAKAVLDDYALMETGIEEVCARLEEEGVKSFLDSHRKLLAAVEGRLNISSAG, encoded by the coding sequence ATGAAGACGAATCCGTTGGTCGCGCTGGGACAGGCAGGTCAGAGCCCGTGGCTCGACTACATCCACCGCGGCATGATCGCGTCGGGGGAACTCGCCCGCCGGATCTCGGAGGACGGTATCCGGGGGGTGACCTCGAACCCGACGATCTTCGAGAAGGCGGTCTCCTCGGGGCGGGATTACGACGCCCAGATCCGTGCGCTTGCGCAGGGGGGAACGAAGCTCCTCGTGGCGTACAAGGCGATCGTCACCGACGACATCCGGGCCGCCGCCGACGTGCTGCGTCCCGTGTACGACGCTTCCCGGGGGGACGACGGGTACGTCTCGCTCGAGGTCGACCCGGATCTGGCGCGCGACACGAAGGCGACGATCGCCCGGGCGCGGGAGCTGTTCGACGCCGTCGGCCGGCCGAACGTCATGATCAAGATCCCCGGCACGAAGGAAGGACTTCCGGCCGTGGAGGAGACGATCGCCGCGGGCATCCCGGTGAATGTGACGCTGATCTTCTCGGTGCGGCGGTACGAGGAGGTGGCCGACGCCTACATGCGCGGCGTGGAGCGGTGGATCGTCGCCGGTGGGGATCCCCGGAACGTCGCGTCGGTCGCCTCCTTCTTCGTCTCTAGGATCGACACGGCGGTCGACGCCCTGCTCCTCTCCACGGTGGAGCGGTGGCCCGGCTCGCCGAAGGCGGAGACCGCCCTCTCCCTCATGGGGAAGACGGCGGTGGCCAGCGCGCGGCTTGCGTATGCGAGGTTCCTCGCGATTTTCGATACGCCGCGGTGGCGCTCCCTTGCTTTGCTTGGCGCGCGGGTGCAGCGGCCCTTGTGGGGGAGCACCGGGACGAAGAACCCGAAATATTCCGACGTGAAATATATCGAGGAGCTGATCGGGCCCGATACGGTGAACACGATGCCGCCGCAGACGATGGACGCCTTCCGGGACCACGGTGTTGTGGCCGACACCCTGTCCGGCGCGGGTGCGGACGCGAAGGCGGTCCTCGACGACTACGCGCTGATGGAAACCGGGATCGAGGAGGTGTGCGCCCGCCTGGAGGAGGAGGGGGTGAAGAGCTTCCTCGATTCGCACCGGAAGCTCCTTGCCGCGGTCGAGGGGCGGCTGAATATCTCCTCGGCCGGATGA
- the tkt gene encoding transketolase produces MQSMEATVENNALALRAINTIRFLSVDAVQKAKSGHPGTPMGLAPLSYLLWTKFLRYNPANPDWAGRDRFVLSCGHASMLLYSLLHLTGFDVTLDDLRNFRQWGSKTPGHPEAGHTPGVEVTTGPLGQGFGNAVGMAMTSRMLAQRFNRPGHEIVSHRIVALCSDGDLMEGVASEAASLAGFHRLGNLVAFYDDNRITIEGSTDLAFREDVAGRFRAYGWNVLNVADGNTDLAGMAAAIKVAFSERERPTLVIVRTSIGYGSPNKQDTAGAHGAPLGEAEVALAKEHLGWPATPAFLVPDDVLAHFREALARGEKAEKAWRMKFAAYTAAFPALALEWERRIWGDLPEGWAEGIPTFSPEAGAMATRSAAGKVLNAIAAKVPELAGGSADLAPSTETIIKEAGEFLPDAAPGGRNVHFGVREHGMGAVLNGMARHGGVIPYGATFFIFSDYMRPSIRLAALMGCRVIYVLTHDSIGVGEDGPTHQPVEHLASLRAMPNLYVVRPADANETAAAWRMALERTTGPTALVLSRQKLPVLPPSSVFRGNGVYRGAYVLEDAGDGRPDVLLIASGSEVSVALAARKLLEEEGVAARVVSMPCRERFEEQEAGYREAVLPPSVPARVSVEAGSTFGWERYVGDRGASVGIDRFGASAPAERIFRELGITPEAVRDRAKSVLAAIRGGVRA; encoded by the coding sequence ATGCAATCAATGGAGGCCACCGTGGAGAACAACGCGCTCGCGCTGCGGGCGATCAACACCATCCGGTTCCTGTCGGTCGACGCGGTCCAGAAGGCGAAGTCGGGGCACCCCGGCACGCCGATGGGGCTGGCGCCGCTGTCGTACCTGCTTTGGACGAAGTTTTTGCGATACAACCCGGCGAACCCCGATTGGGCCGGGCGCGACCGGTTCGTCCTCTCCTGCGGCCATGCCTCCATGCTGCTCTACTCCCTCCTCCATCTCACGGGGTTCGACGTGACCCTCGACGACCTGAGGAATTTCCGCCAATGGGGGAGCAAGACCCCCGGGCACCCGGAGGCGGGACACACCCCGGGTGTCGAGGTGACCACGGGCCCGCTGGGGCAGGGGTTCGGGAACGCCGTCGGGATGGCGATGACCTCCCGGATGCTGGCGCAGCGGTTCAACCGCCCGGGGCACGAGATCGTCTCCCATCGGATCGTGGCGCTGTGCTCCGACGGCGACCTGATGGAGGGGGTTGCCTCCGAGGCGGCGTCTCTGGCCGGATTCCACCGGCTGGGGAACCTCGTGGCGTTCTACGACGACAACCGGATCACCATCGAAGGGTCCACGGACCTCGCCTTCCGCGAGGACGTGGCGGGCCGCTTCCGGGCGTACGGGTGGAACGTGCTGAACGTCGCGGACGGGAATACGGATCTCGCCGGGATGGCGGCGGCGATCAAGGTGGCCTTCAGCGAGAGGGAGCGCCCCACCCTGGTGATCGTTCGCACGAGCATCGGGTACGGCAGCCCCAACAAGCAGGACACCGCGGGTGCGCACGGGGCGCCCCTGGGGGAGGCCGAGGTCGCCCTCGCGAAGGAACACCTCGGGTGGCCCGCCACCCCGGCTTTCCTCGTGCCCGACGACGTGCTCGCCCATTTCCGGGAGGCGCTGGCGCGCGGGGAGAAGGCGGAGAAGGCGTGGCGGATGAAGTTCGCCGCCTACACCGCCGCGTTCCCGGCGCTTGCTCTCGAATGGGAGCGGCGAATATGGGGCGATCTCCCCGAGGGATGGGCGGAGGGGATCCCGACGTTTTCGCCCGAGGCAGGCGCGATGGCGACCCGGAGCGCGGCCGGCAAGGTGCTGAACGCGATCGCCGCGAAGGTGCCGGAGCTTGCCGGAGGGTCGGCGGATCTCGCTCCCTCGACGGAAACGATCATCAAAGAGGCCGGTGAGTTTCTCCCCGATGCGGCACCGGGGGGGCGGAACGTCCATTTCGGGGTGCGCGAGCACGGGATGGGGGCGGTCTTGAACGGGATGGCGCGGCACGGCGGGGTGATCCCGTACGGCGCCACCTTCTTCATCTTCTCGGACTACATGCGTCCTTCCATCCGCTTGGCGGCGCTGATGGGGTGCCGCGTCATCTACGTGCTGACGCACGACTCCATCGGCGTGGGGGAGGACGGCCCGACGCACCAGCCGGTCGAACACCTCGCGTCGCTTCGGGCGATGCCGAACCTTTACGTCGTCCGGCCTGCGGACGCGAACGAGACGGCGGCGGCGTGGCGGATGGCGCTCGAGCGGACCACGGGTCCCACGGCGCTCGTCCTCTCGCGGCAAAAACTCCCCGTCCTTCCGCCTTCGAGCGTGTTCCGCGGCAACGGCGTGTACCGTGGAGCCTACGTGCTGGAGGACGCGGGGGACGGCCGTCCCGACGTCCTGCTGATCGCCTCTGGGTCCGAGGTGTCCGTGGCGCTGGCGGCAAGGAAGCTGCTGGAGGAAGAAGGGGTGGCGGCGCGCGTGGTGAGCATGCCGTGCCGGGAGCGGTTCGAGGAACAGGAGGCGGGGTACCGGGAAGCGGTGCTCCCGCCGTCGGTTCCCGCGCGCGTCTCCGTGGAGGCGGGGTCGACCTTCGGCTGGGAGCGGTACGTGGGGGATCGCGGCGCGTCGGTCGGGATCGACCGGTTCGGCGCATCCGCGCCGGCCGAGCGGATCTTCCGGGAGCTTGGGATCACGCCGGAGGCGGTGCGCGATCGCGCGAAATCGGTCCTCGCCGCGATCCGGGGAGGAGTCCGGGCATGA
- a CDS encoding TerC family protein: protein MPQSIGTPVLWGGFVVFIFLMMAVEIAAIRRNPHEMSMREASTWTVSWITLALLFGAGIAWHFGRRPAVEYFTGYVIEYALSVDNLFVFILIFKTFGIPPTYQRRVLIWGILGAMILRAVFILAGAALISRFDWLLYVFGAFLIYTGGKILVGHDVETHPENNPVLKLFGKVFPIVRHFGDGKFIVKHHGRWYATALLPVLLVVEATDVLFAVDSIPAIFAVTRDPFIVFTSNVFAILGLRALYFVLKTMMDAFRFLKVGLGLVLVFVGAKMCAEKWVHVPAEISLLVVVALLGAAVAASLLWPEKPGGNGEAGESDVKAAGGDGTEEIGDGKMNPR, encoded by the coding sequence TTGCCGCAGTCGATCGGCACGCCCGTGCTCTGGGGTGGCTTCGTCGTGTTCATTTTCCTCATGATGGCCGTCGAGATCGCGGCGATCCGCAGGAACCCGCACGAGATGTCGATGCGGGAGGCGTCCACGTGGACTGTGAGTTGGATCACCCTGGCGCTCCTCTTCGGCGCGGGGATCGCGTGGCATTTCGGCCGCCGCCCCGCCGTCGAGTACTTCACCGGGTACGTGATCGAGTACGCCCTCTCCGTCGACAACCTGTTCGTCTTCATCCTCATCTTCAAGACGTTCGGTATCCCGCCGACGTATCAGCGGCGGGTTCTCATCTGGGGAATCCTCGGGGCGATGATCCTGCGGGCCGTCTTCATCCTTGCGGGGGCCGCCCTCATCTCCCGGTTCGATTGGTTGCTGTACGTCTTCGGCGCCTTTCTCATATATACGGGGGGGAAGATCCTCGTCGGCCACGACGTGGAGACCCACCCGGAGAACAACCCGGTTCTGAAGCTCTTCGGCAAGGTTTTCCCGATCGTGCGCCACTTCGGCGACGGAAAGTTCATCGTGAAGCACCACGGGCGGTGGTACGCTACGGCCCTGCTGCCGGTGCTGCTGGTCGTGGAGGCGACCGACGTCCTCTTCGCCGTCGACTCGATCCCGGCGATCTTCGCCGTCACGCGCGACCCGTTCATCGTCTTCACCTCGAACGTCTTCGCCATTCTCGGGTTGCGGGCCCTCTACTTCGTGCTCAAGACCATGATGGACGCCTTCCGGTTCCTCAAGGTGGGGCTGGGGCTGGTGCTGGTCTTCGTGGGCGCCAAGATGTGCGCGGAGAAGTGGGTGCACGTCCCGGCCGAGATCTCCCTCCTCGTGGTGGTGGCGCTGCTCGGGGCCGCCGTGGCCGCGTCGCTCCTCTGGCCGGAGAAACCGGGCGGGAACGGCGAAGCCGGGGAGAGCGACGTAAAAGCGGCGGGCGGGGATGGAACGGAGGAGATCGGCGATGGTAAGATGAACCCTCGCTAA
- a CDS encoding manganese efflux pump MntP family protein — protein MDTLTLLGIAVGLAMDAFAVAIATGIALGTVSGRQTFRLAFHFGLFQFLMPVIGYLAGMTVEGHIKGYDHWLAFVLLGYIGGKMVYEGGWGHGEEGNGGKDPTRGMSLVVLSVATSIDALAVGISLGVLHNERIVYPGIVIGIVACTFTAAGLHLGKRLGTVFGKRMEVVGGLVLVAIGVKILLDHLRG, from the coding sequence ATCGACACCCTGACGCTTCTCGGCATCGCGGTGGGGCTGGCCATGGACGCCTTCGCCGTGGCGATCGCCACGGGGATCGCGCTGGGGACGGTCTCCGGTCGCCAGACCTTCCGCCTCGCCTTCCACTTCGGCCTGTTCCAGTTCCTCATGCCGGTGATCGGGTACCTTGCGGGGATGACCGTGGAGGGGCACATCAAGGGGTACGACCACTGGCTCGCCTTCGTCCTGCTCGGCTATATCGGCGGAAAGATGGTGTACGAAGGGGGTTGGGGGCACGGGGAGGAGGGGAACGGCGGGAAGGATCCCACGCGGGGGATGTCCCTCGTCGTCCTGTCCGTGGCGACCAGCATCGACGCGCTGGCGGTGGGGATCAGCCTCGGCGTCCTCCACAACGAGAGGATCGTCTACCCCGGCATCGTGATCGGGATCGTCGCGTGCACCTTCACCGCCGCGGGGCTCCACCTCGGCAAGCGCCTGGGCACCGTCTTCGGCAAGCGGATGGAGGTCGTCGGCGGCCTCGTCCTCGTCGCCATCGGCGTGAAGATCCTGCTCGACCACCTGCGGGGGTAG
- the acnA gene encoding aconitate hydratase AcnA, which translates to MHPDSFGTFSSKTIGGHAFGIFRLEALEKRRVGKVSRLPFSIKVLLENLLRHEDGATVTADDIRALANWSPKEPSDREIAFRPARVLLQDFTGVPALVDLAAMRDAAKRMGGDPKRINPLMPADLVIDHSVQVDRFAAATAFPDNVAREYGRNGERYAFLRWGKESFRNFRVVPPGTGICHQVNLEHLAPVVFTRKDRSGALAYPDTLVGTDSHTPMINGLGVVGWGVGGIEAEAAMLGQPISMLIPEVVGFRMTGELPVGATATDLVLTVVQMLRKKGVVGKFVEFYGRGLSSLSVADRATISNMSPEYGATIGFFPVDRETLSYLRFTGRDKEQVKLVEAYCKAQGLFRTDDTRDPVFSDTLSLDLSTVEPCMAGPRRPQDRVPLKDARDAFRKALSTWGKEARTENGDDGADRWMGEGGYVAGEIHTPKTEAWTPGTTSVRLDQGVYDLHDGSVVIAAITSCTNTSNPSVMIGAGLVAKKAVEKGLRTRPWVKTSLAPGSKVVTRYLDRAGLTPYLQALGFHLVGYGCTTCIGNSGPLPEAVAETIRRGNLVAVSVLSGNRNFEGRIHPLCQANYLASPMLVVAYALAGDVDFDPYTEPLGNDRNGKPVFLREIWPSPGEITEAVRSAVEPEMFRKEYASVFTGDEEWKKLPVPKSECFAWDPSSTYVKNPPFFENLPAEPEPVAEIRGARVIAVLGDSVTTDHISPAGDIAEDGPAGAYLKEHGIPKEEFNSYGSRRGNHEVMMRGTFANIRLRNLLAPGTEGGWTTYPPGGEKTTIYDAAMRYAREGTPLIILAGKEYGSGSSRDWAAKGPRLLGVRAAIAESFERIHRSNLVGMGILPLQFVDGATRESLGLTGKEIYAIEGIAGEITPRMRVTVRVSGEGGERTFPALARIDTPAEVHYYLHGGILPYVLRRLIGKG; encoded by the coding sequence ATGCATCCGGACAGTTTCGGAACCTTTTCGAGCAAGACCATCGGCGGACACGCCTTCGGAATCTTTCGCCTGGAGGCGCTCGAGAAGCGCCGCGTCGGCAAGGTCTCCCGCCTCCCCTTCTCCATCAAGGTCCTCCTCGAAAATCTCCTGCGCCACGAGGACGGCGCGACGGTCACGGCGGACGACATCCGGGCGCTCGCGAACTGGTCGCCGAAAGAGCCGTCGGACCGCGAGATCGCCTTCCGCCCGGCGCGCGTGCTCCTGCAGGATTTCACCGGCGTCCCCGCGCTGGTGGATCTGGCGGCGATGCGCGACGCGGCGAAGCGGATGGGCGGGGACCCGAAGCGGATCAACCCGCTGATGCCGGCGGACCTCGTGATCGACCACTCCGTGCAGGTGGACCGGTTCGCCGCGGCGACCGCCTTCCCCGACAACGTTGCCAGGGAGTACGGGCGCAACGGGGAGCGCTACGCGTTCCTGCGGTGGGGGAAGGAGTCGTTCCGAAACTTCCGCGTCGTCCCGCCCGGCACCGGGATCTGCCACCAGGTGAATCTGGAGCACCTCGCCCCCGTCGTCTTCACGCGGAAGGACCGCTCCGGCGCGCTGGCGTACCCGGACACTCTCGTGGGGACCGACTCCCACACGCCGATGATCAATGGACTGGGCGTGGTGGGGTGGGGCGTGGGCGGGATCGAGGCGGAGGCGGCGATGCTCGGCCAGCCGATCTCGATGCTCATCCCCGAGGTGGTGGGGTTCAGGATGACCGGGGAGCTCCCCGTCGGGGCGACCGCGACCGACCTCGTCCTCACCGTCGTCCAGATGCTGCGGAAGAAAGGCGTGGTGGGAAAGTTCGTCGAGTTCTACGGAAGGGGGCTCTCCTCCCTCTCCGTGGCCGACCGGGCGACGATCTCGAACATGTCGCCGGAGTACGGCGCGACGATCGGCTTCTTCCCCGTCGACCGGGAGACACTCTCCTACCTTCGCTTCACCGGCCGGGACAAGGAGCAGGTGAAGCTCGTGGAGGCGTACTGCAAGGCACAGGGGCTCTTCCGCACGGACGACACCCGCGACCCGGTCTTCTCCGACACCCTTTCGCTCGACCTTTCCACCGTGGAGCCGTGCATGGCGGGGCCGCGCCGGCCGCAGGACCGCGTACCGCTCAAGGACGCGAGGGATGCGTTCCGCAAGGCCCTTTCCACGTGGGGGAAGGAGGCGAGGACGGAAAACGGGGACGACGGTGCGGACCGGTGGATGGGGGAAGGCGGTTACGTCGCAGGGGAAATTCACACTCCGAAGACGGAAGCCTGGACGCCCGGGACGACGTCGGTGCGGCTCGACCAGGGGGTGTACGACCTGCACGACGGCTCGGTGGTGATCGCCGCCATCACGAGCTGCACGAACACCTCCAACCCCTCCGTGATGATCGGCGCGGGGCTGGTGGCGAAGAAGGCGGTCGAAAAGGGTCTGCGGACGCGCCCGTGGGTGAAGACGAGCCTCGCCCCGGGGTCGAAGGTGGTGACGCGATACCTCGATCGCGCGGGGCTGACGCCGTATCTGCAGGCGCTCGGGTTCCACCTGGTCGGATACGGCTGCACCACCTGCATCGGAAACTCCGGACCCCTCCCCGAGGCGGTCGCGGAGACGATCCGGCGAGGAAACCTGGTCGCCGTGTCGGTCCTGTCGGGGAACCGGAACTTCGAGGGACGGATCCACCCGCTGTGCCAGGCGAACTACCTCGCCTCCCCGATGCTCGTGGTGGCGTACGCCCTCGCCGGGGACGTCGACTTCGACCCGTACACCGAGCCGCTGGGCAACGACCGCAACGGAAAACCGGTCTTCCTCCGTGAGATCTGGCCGTCACCGGGGGAGATCACCGAGGCGGTGCGGTCCGCGGTCGAACCGGAGATGTTCCGCAAGGAGTACGCCTCCGTGTTCACGGGGGACGAGGAGTGGAAAAAGCTTCCCGTCCCGAAATCCGAATGCTTCGCCTGGGATCCGTCCTCCACGTACGTCAAGAACCCGCCGTTCTTCGAGAACCTGCCGGCGGAGCCGGAACCGGTCGCGGAGATCCGCGGGGCGCGGGTCATCGCGGTGCTCGGGGACTCCGTGACCACCGACCACATCTCCCCCGCGGGGGACATCGCCGAGGACGGCCCAGCGGGAGCGTACCTCAAGGAACACGGCATCCCGAAGGAGGAGTTCAACTCCTACGGAAGCCGGCGGGGAAATCACGAGGTGATGATGCGGGGCACCTTCGCCAACATCCGGCTGCGCAACCTGCTGGCGCCGGGAACCGAGGGCGGGTGGACGACCTACCCGCCGGGCGGCGAAAAGACGACGATCTACGACGCGGCGATGCGGTACGCCAGGGAGGGGACTCCGCTGATCATCCTCGCCGGGAAGGAGTACGGCTCCGGCTCGTCGCGCGACTGGGCGGCCAAGGGGCCGCGGTTGCTGGGGGTGCGCGCGGCGATCGCGGAGAGCTTCGAGCGGATCCACCGCAGCAACCTCGTCGGGATGGGAATCCTGCCGCTACAGTTCGTGGACGGCGCCACCAGGGAGTCCCTCGGCCTGACGGGAAAGGAAATCTACGCCATCGAGGGGATCGCCGGGGAGATCACGCCCCGGATGCGGGTGACGGTGCGCGTTTCCGGCGAGGGGGGTGAACGGACGTTCCCGGCATTGGCGCGGATCGACACGCCCGCCGAGGTGCACTACTACCTCCACGGCGGCATCCTGCCGTACGTGCTGCGGAGGCTGATCGGTAAGGGGTAA
- a CDS encoding CBS domain-containing protein: MLVGKRMTRNPKTVSPDDPLSFAAGILREHRFHHLPVVEGGRLIGILSDTDLRNASFAATPAEWGGRQLGDRLVREAMRTEVWSVTPDDSVEDALLILTREKFGALPVLSGDRLVGIITRADLLNAFVDLLDVNEVCFCVDVTFPRNMARFEELIDTFAGMGVEVRSVLIAPQGEIGALNAHLRVATIDGPAVRRTLRGKGFVIAEQVSRL, translated from the coding sequence ATGCTCGTCGGAAAACGGATGACGCGGAACCCGAAGACGGTGTCTCCGGACGACCCGCTCTCGTTCGCCGCGGGGATCCTTCGGGAGCACCGGTTCCACCACCTTCCGGTGGTCGAGGGCGGGAGACTGATCGGGATCCTGTCCGACACGGACCTGCGGAACGCCTCCTTCGCCGCGACCCCCGCGGAATGGGGAGGACGGCAGCTGGGGGACCGGCTGGTCCGGGAGGCGATGCGGACGGAGGTCTGGTCCGTCACCCCCGACGATTCGGTCGAGGACGCGCTCCTCATCCTCACCCGCGAAAAGTTCGGAGCCCTCCCGGTCCTCTCCGGGGACCGCCTGGTGGGAATCATCACGAGAGCGGACCTCCTGAACGCCTTCGTCGACCTCCTCGACGTGAACGAGGTCTGCTTCTGCGTGGACGTCACCTTCCCCCGGAACATGGCCCGGTTCGAGGAACTGATCGACACCTTCGCGGGGATGGGCGTCGAGGTCCGCAGCGTCCTGATCGCGCCGCAGGGCGAGATCGGGGCGCTGAACGCGCACCTGCGGGTCGCCACGATCGACGGCCCGGCGGTCCGTCGGACGCTCCGTGGGAAAGGATTCGTGATCGCCGAGCAGGTTTCCCGCCTCTGA